Part of the Candidatus Bodocaedibacter vickermanii genome is shown below.
AACGGCATATAATTTTGCTATGATAAGCATGAATGCAGCGGCGACAGAGGCTTTGGATGTCAGTTGAACTAAACGATCATTTGTCATTAAGACGTCCTTTCCATGATAAATATAATGTTGCCCCAACAATTGTTAGAATGCCAATGATTTCTTGTTGCCCTGGAAAAGCATCTCCTAACGCAAGACCGATGGGAACAGCAATAACAAGTCGACTGTACTCAAACGGTCCTAAAAACCCGGGTGATGCATAGCGTAACGCCGTGATATATGCAACCTGAGAAAAGGCACCTAAAAATCCCATCCCCATTAATAGCAGGGTGTCTGTTGTATTGGGTAATTGCCACGTGAGGTTGACTAACGAATTATGATATGCGTGGATGACCCAATGGAACAGTGACCATGTGCCTGATGTAATAATCACGCCGATATTGCCGACAATGACGATGGTATTGCGAGAGTCTATGGCTGTTAATTTTCGGGCATAAATTAAATTAAGACCCGTGACGATATTTGCAACAATGGCGACGTAAATTGTGCTGTTGATTTCTCCCGTTGGGTTAACGATCAGTAAGACACCTATATATCCTGTGAAAATTGCGAGCCATTGCCCAAGTTTTAAACGATCCCTAAGAATAAAATATGATAAAACAGCAGTAAAGATGGGGCCCGTAAACCCGATAGAGGTTGCAACCGTAAA
Proteins encoded:
- a CDS encoding DMT family transporter, whose product is MLTIGIRQLNTNLKGAAWVLLYCVTFTCSMSIHKMVNPDIPTALKVFLRACFGLAFFSPLFIKEGLAIFKSTNYTLHLVRIFYMSLAMGGTYFTYANLPFTVATSIGFTGPIFTAVLSYFILRDRLKLGQWLAIFTGYIGVLLIVNPTGEINSTIYVAIVANIVTGLNLIYARKLTAIDSRNTIVIVGNIGVIITSGTWSLFHWVIHAYHNSLVNLTWQLPNTTDTLLLMGMGFLGAFSQVAYITALRYASPGFLGPFEYSRLVIAVPIGLALGDAFPGQQEIIGILTIVGATLYLSWKGRLNDK